A genomic stretch from Telopea speciosissima isolate NSW1024214 ecotype Mountain lineage chromosome 7, Tspe_v1, whole genome shotgun sequence includes:
- the LOC122668448 gene encoding BI1-like protein codes for MPHKEELEEATVYPRGLKEVRWGFIRKVYGILAVQIVLTMLVSFLTLLLYSPINELLSGIAGLLFFFACLPSIFFCPLYIYHQKHPLNFIFLGLFAASLSIAVEVEYANTEGNLVVEALILTTVVVSTLTCYTFWASMKGNQDFSYLEPILFWSLFVLFLIFFQSLILQTIFPSFGLTLSVFAIFNGALGAMVFSGYIVYYTDNLIRRCSYDQYIWASALLYWDIVYLSLSILRVLRGMCAD; via the exons atgccgCACAAGGAAGAGTTAGAGGAGGCGACGGTGTACCCTAGAGGGTTGAAGGAGGTTCGATGGGGATTTATACGGAAAGTGTATGGAATCCTTGCTGTCCAGATCGTTCTCACCATGCTCGTCTCCTTTTTGACCCTCTTATTATACTCTCCCATCAATGAACTCCTCAGTGGAATCGCCGGACTCTTGTTCTTCTTTGCGTGCTTACCCTCAATTT TTTTTTGTCCCTTGTACATTTATCACCAGAAACATCCATTGAACTTCATCTTCCTAGGGCTGTTCGCTGCTTCTCTGAGTATCGCTGTGGAAGTAGAATATGCAAATACAGAAG GAAATTTGGTTGTTGAAGCATTAATTTTAACCACAGTTGTGGTTTCTACCTTGACTTGTTACACTTTCTGGGCTTCAATGAAGGGGAATCAAGATTTCAGCTATCTTGAACCAATCTTATTTTGGAGCctttttgtcctttttcttatcttcttccaGTCACTCATCTTGCAGACAATCTTCCCCTCATTTGGGCTAACATTATCAGTTTTCGCAATTTTTAATGGTGCCCTTGGTGCCATGGTTTTCTCAGGGTATATTGTTTATTATACAGATAACTTGATAAGGAGATGTAGTTACGACCAGTACATCTGGGCTTCTGCATTACTCTATTGGGATATTGTTTATTTGTCCCTCTCCATCTTGCGGGTGCTCAGGGGTATGTGTGCAGACTGA